The nucleotide sequence CTTGCTCCTTGTCCGACATAGGCGCCGCCGAGGGGAAGATTGTAAAACTGATCCAGGGTGTTTTCGACGCCAAAATCAAGGCGGAACCGATCCCATTCATAACTGGTGCGCAGATTGAGCAGCCCATACCCACCCGTCTTGACCTCGTTGCGGGTTTGGGAAACATCGTCCTTGGGGGCGACCAGGATTTCTTCGATGGTGTTGGTCCAGCGGTCCTTTTCGTGAACCAGGGATAATTTACCGTTCAGTGGCATGATGTTGTACAGGTTGTCGCCGGTGGTCTTGTTTTCGCCGCCGACATGGTTGAGGGCATGATTGGAGGTGAACCGACCGTAGTCTTCGGTGTCGGCCAGAAGCAGATGGCTCGAAAGATCCAACCCGAAGAGGTCGGCGGATTGATTGACGAATTGCAGGTAGACGAAACCGGTGGTGGCGGTCAGGCTCTTGACGACGTTGCTCGTGCTGCTCGACGTGGTTCCATTGGGGTTGGTACATACATCGGCGGGACAGCGTTGCACGTCGATGTAATCCTCGATATGGGTGAAGTAGGGGGTTACCTTGAGTCCCCACCGATCCTTGGCGCGGCCATGGAAATTGGCGGTGGCGCTGAAGGTGTGGGCGGTCTCGGGTTCAAGGTTCAGATTGCCGAGATAATAGTTGCCATCCCCGGCCAGGTTGATCATTTCCATCGCCATGGTGGTGGTGGACCAGGAATAACGCTCGTAGAGGTTGGGAGAACGCATCTTGCGGGCATAGCCGGTTTCGAGGGTGTAACGGGCGCCGGGGGTATAACGGACAAGGGCGGTCAGGTCCAGGTTGTTGTCGGTGCGGTTTCGGTCGGCGGCATTGAATTTTCCCGGAACGCTGGTGGGGCTGGCCGGGTCGCCGTAGACGCCCATTCCGGTGCTGACGTTATTGTAGCCCTGGATCGTTCCCGTATCCATGAAAACGTTATCATTGCGGATGCCCATCTGGGTGAGCCATTGCGGGTTCCATCGCGCCTCCCACTCGGCGTAGACATCCAGGCGGTCGCGCTGGCCATCGTTGATGTTCCAGAAGGTGTTCGGCGCCATTCCCCCATAGGTGAAACCGGCGGGCAGTACCGAGGGTGACGGCGGCCACCAGTCATCCAGACGGTACCGTTGTCCCTCGATGCCCAACCGGAGAAGATCGCGCTCCGACAGGATGATTTCTCCCTTGATTTCGGCCCCAAGTGTTTGACCGTCGGTATTCATGGGCATTCCGGGGGCCTTGAGTCCTGTCGAAGTGGTATACAGGAATTGTTTGTCATCGGCAAAATCCATGCGGTGACGGGTATTCTCGTCATAGAGCCGTGTCTGGAGTGTTCCCCAGCGATAGGTTCCTGTGTAGTGAAGGTTGCCCAGAATGGATTCGTTCAAGGTCATGTCCATGCGCTGATTGGGAAAGCCTTGATAGGGGATATCCTGGAAATCGAGTTTTAATTCGAGGATGTGGCGATCATGGCGTGCCGCCAGTCCCAGTTCATGGTTGTGTACTTTGTATCTGGAGGAGCCGACCTCATCCCCGTCGAGCCAGTCGCGATCGGTGGCGGCAAGTCCGGAGGCCTTGAACGCCTTGGCTGCCTGGTAGTTTTTCGATTGTGCCGTCGATCCGGCATAGGACATGCCGAATTTTTCCCCAGCGGCCTTGAGGGACAGATTGCCACCGAAGGCCGATCCGTTGCTGCGATAGAAGGTGCCAGCCTTGCCTTTGAACAGGGTTTCCGCGCCGGGGGCGGCGAATTCGGGCGGGGCGGAATCGACCTGGATCGTGCCGCCGATGCTGTCGCCGCCGACACTGACGGGGGTGATTCCGGCAAAAACCTCGACGCTGTGGACATTGGTCGGATCGATGTAGGACAGAGGTGGGTTCATGTGGTTGGGGCAGGA is from Magnetococcales bacterium and encodes:
- a CDS encoding TonB-dependent receptor; protein product: MSFLPFNRVLSLGIGLSLTLATHLAAAQGTIAKQDSSTEKETRQVPVLQEVEVTAPRITETNASGLFRDASALTPLLPATNDAASLLRDIPGVSLQTGGGVSSLPVLHGMADDRLRTKVNGIDLISSCPNHMNPPLSYIDPTNVHSVEVFAGITPVSVGGDSIGGTIQVDSAPPEFAAPGAETLFKGKAGTFYRSNGSAFGGNLSLKAAGEKFGMSYAGSTAQSKNYQAAKAFKASGLAATDRDWLDGDEVGSSRYKVHNHELGLAARHDRHILELKLDFQDIPYQGFPNQRMDMTLNESILGNLHYTGTYRWGTLQTRLYDENTRHRMDFADDKQFLYTTSTGLKAPGMPMNTDGQTLGAEIKGEIILSERDLLRLGIEGQRYRLDDWWPPSPSVLPAGFTYGGMAPNTFWNINDGQRDRLDVYAEWEARWNPQWLTQMGIRNDNVFMDTGTIQGYNNVSTGMGVYGDPASPTSVPGKFNAADRNRTDNNLDLTALVRYTPGARYTLETGYARKMRSPNLYERYSWSTTTMAMEMINLAGDGNYYLGNLNLEPETAHTFSATANFHGRAKDRWGLKVTPYFTHIEDYIDVQRCPADVCTNPNGTTSSSTSNVVKSLTATTGFVYLQFVNQSADLFGLDLSSHLLLADTEDYGRFTSNHALNHVGGENKTTGDNLYNIMPLNGKLSLVHEKDRWTNTIEEILVAPKDDVSQTRNEVKTGGYGLLNLRTSYEWDRFRLDFGVENTLDQFYNLPLGGAYVGQGASMGTSLAWGTSVPGMGRTIYGGMTVSF